From a single Brassica oleracea var. oleracea cultivar TO1000 chromosome C5, BOL, whole genome shotgun sequence genomic region:
- the LOC106343730 gene encoding auxin-responsive protein IAA7, whose product MIGQLINLKATELCLGLPGGAEANENLAKSAVGNKRGFSETVDLMLNLQSNKEGAVDLNNVASASKETTLLKDPAKPPAKAQVVGWPPVRNYRKNIITQQKTSGKEEASSEKAGNSGGGASGAALVKVSMDGAPYLRKVDLKMYKSYQDLSDALAKMFSSFTMGNYGAQGMIDFMNESKLMDLLNSSDYVPSYEDKDSDWMLVGDVPWEMFVDSCKRLRIMKGAEAIGLAPRAMEKYCKNRS is encoded by the exons ATGATCGGACAGCTTATTAACCTCAAGGCAACGGAGCTCTGTCTCGGCCTCCCCGGCGGCGCTGAGGCCAACGAGAATCTGGCAAAATCGGCGGTGGGAAACAAGAGAGGCTTCTCAGAGACCGTTGATCTCATGCTCAATCTTCAATCCAACAAAGAAGGAGCCGTCGATCTTAACAACGTCGCCTCAGCTTCCAAAGAGACAACTCTTCTCAAAGACCCTGCTAAGCCTCCTGCTAA AGCCCAAGTTGTGGGATGGCCACCTGTGAGGAACTACAGGAAGAACATCATCACACAGCAGAAGACAAGCGGCAAGGAGGAGGCCAGCAGCGAGAAGGCTGGAAATAGCGGCGGAGGAGCTTCCGGAGCTGCATTGGTGAAGGTATCCATGGACGGAGCTCCCTACCTAAGGAAAGTGGACCTTAAGATGTACAAAAGCTATCAGGATCTCTCTGATGCTTTGGCTAAAATGTTCAGCTCCTTTACTATGG GAAACTATGGAGCACAAGGAATGATAGATTTCATGAACGAGAGCAAGCTAATGGATCTGCTTAATAGTTCTGATTACGTTCCAAGCTACGAGGACAAAGATAGCGATTGGATGCTCGTCGGGGATGTCCCATGGGA AATGTTTGTCGACTCATGCAAACGTTTGCGCATTATGAAGGGAGCTGAAGCAATTGGACTTG CTCCGAGAGCAATGGAGAAGTACTGCAAGAACAGATCCTGA